Proteins from a genomic interval of Oceanispirochaeta crateris:
- a CDS encoding amino acid ABC transporter ATP-binding protein → MALNDASLDIKRGEVVLIIGPSGSGKSTLLRSVNRLEVLTSGEIFIDGASVTNPDSDIRLIREEVGMVFQDFNLFPHLSVLDNITISPRKVKNEPKAEAVENAMRLLKQVGLQEKAGSYPGELSGGQKQRVAIARALAMNPKVMLFDEPTSALDPEMVKEVLDVMLDLAKNGMTMMVVSHEMGFARAAADRVIFMDEGQIIEEGSPSELFDNPKEERTKKFLKHIL, encoded by the coding sequence ATGGCATTGAATGATGCCAGTCTGGATATAAAACGTGGTGAAGTTGTCCTGATCATCGGTCCTTCCGGGAGTGGAAAAAGTACTTTACTGCGAAGTGTGAACAGACTTGAAGTTTTGACATCGGGTGAAATCTTTATTGATGGAGCCAGTGTTACCAATCCCGATAGCGATATCAGGCTCATAAGGGAAGAGGTTGGAATGGTATTTCAAGACTTCAACCTTTTTCCTCATTTATCTGTTTTGGATAATATTACTATTTCACCTAGAAAGGTGAAAAATGAGCCTAAAGCAGAGGCCGTTGAGAATGCCATGCGCCTATTAAAACAGGTTGGTCTCCAGGAAAAAGCCGGTTCATACCCGGGAGAACTCTCGGGAGGACAAAAGCAGCGTGTCGCCATTGCCAGAGCCCTGGCGATGAACCCCAAGGTGATGCTTTTTGACGAGCCCACATCCGCCCTGGACCCTGAGATGGTCAAGGAAGTACTAGATGTAATGTTGGATCTTGCAAAGAACGGAATGACCATGATGGTTGTATCCCATGAAATGGGTTTTGCAAGAGCCGCCGCTGACAGGGTTATTTTTATGGATGAAGGACAGATTATCGAAGAAGGTAGTCCTTCTGAACTCTTTGATAATCCTAAAGAAGAGCGTACAAAAAAGTTTTTAAAACATATCCTTTAA
- a CDS encoding amino acid ABC transporter permease: MASLIDNNHTRIEVTDGALIPAKGNKGLFSSWQITFFGAILILILLPVLKPDPYWRILKFLPDGIFITFQVTFMAIVCATFIGLLTGLGQISRSVLFNRIATIYVELIRGIPLLVQLFYIYFALGKFLNIQGMVAAVIAMAVCYGAYMGEIFRAGIQSIPRGQMEAAIALGMSRGQAIRLIILPQTMRVILPAIGNEFIALLKDSSLVSVLAISDLLRRGREFASTSFLYFESYTMVALVYLVFTLFLSRLVAMMEERMELRGK, encoded by the coding sequence ATGGCTTCGCTAATTGATAATAATCATACCCGTATCGAAGTAACAGACGGAGCCCTTATCCCTGCAAAAGGCAATAAGGGCCTCTTCTCTTCCTGGCAGATTACTTTTTTTGGAGCGATCCTGATCCTGATCCTGCTTCCTGTATTGAAACCGGATCCATACTGGAGGATATTGAAATTTCTTCCTGATGGAATATTCATTACGTTTCAGGTCACTTTCATGGCCATTGTGTGTGCAACCTTTATTGGTTTGCTCACAGGTCTTGGTCAGATATCCAGGAGTGTTCTCTTTAATCGTATAGCTACCATTTATGTAGAGTTGATCAGAGGTATCCCTCTTCTGGTGCAATTATTCTATATCTACTTTGCCTTGGGTAAGTTTTTGAATATCCAAGGTATGGTAGCTGCGGTCATTGCCATGGCCGTCTGTTACGGTGCCTATATGGGTGAAATTTTCAGAGCAGGAATCCAATCTATTCCCAGAGGACAGATGGAAGCCGCCATAGCCTTGGGGATGTCTAGGGGGCAGGCTATAAGACTGATTATCCTTCCCCAGACGATGAGGGTCATCCTTCCTGCAATAGGAAATGAGTTTATTGCTCTTTTAAAAGATTCATCACTGGTTTCTGTGTTGGCAATATCAGATCTTCTGCGCAGGGGACGGGAATTTGCTTCCACCTCTTTTCTCTACTTCGAGAGCTATACAATGGTTGCTCTGGTCTATCTGGTGTTTACACTATTCCTGTCCAGACTTGTAGCCATGATGGAAGAAAGGATGGAACTACGTGGAAAATAG
- a CDS encoding ABC transporter ATP-binding protein, with protein MKTPEMNGKEIDSRIIKKLMRFTKKYRHWFIMAMAALILSTVAELMLPIILQQSIDKNIIARWTWLDSSIENSEELIRNHDVFKSEDGRYFILESELKSLSSSQRTQFQEEGMLALESWYVFPKENIPKQQFESTIAFVPLDSEMTAIPHSQLKTLDQGDYRSIRAFDIHILKKRAWQYFFLLSMILLFTFLQIFSMSWTSQGVMKDIRTTMLSHVMKQSLSYLGETPIGSLVSRITSDVETINEFFTSVTISILKDLAIMAGVLITLFFLNPILAVITLCTVPPVLVATFIFRKMARGAFRRQRHWISRVNGFLSEHVSGMEVIQIFGREKETRHQFGNDNEELLKASMSEMYVFAVFRPLIDLFTSLSLGIVIYTGANMLNHHILSLGILIAFIDLIQKFYRPVMDMSEKFSIMQSAMAGGERIFAMLENKNVIPDDGSIIPEGRLKGKIEFKDVCFSYRKGEPVIKNLSFTAEPGETIAIVGYTGSGKTTIASLATRLWDVDSGQILMDDIPLTDYSLPWLRRSIQSVQQDVFLFSGTIRDNILLGSPIEDAQLQKAAEMVQADQFIKKLENAYDTELQERGKNLSGGQKQLLSFARAVAHNPAVLILDEATANIDTETEKLIQKAMDNLLIGRTSLVIAHRISTIMRADRILVLTEGQLAESGTHEELLAKEGLYYKLYNYQYASSDAEDTLG; from the coding sequence ATGAAAACACCCGAGATGAACGGAAAAGAAATTGATTCCCGCATTATAAAAAAACTCATGAGATTCACCAAAAAGTACAGACATTGGTTCATCATGGCCATGGCAGCCCTGATCCTTTCCACTGTTGCAGAACTCATGCTTCCCATTATTCTTCAGCAAAGCATTGATAAAAACATCATTGCACGCTGGACCTGGTTAGATTCATCCATAGAAAATTCGGAAGAACTCATTCGAAATCATGATGTTTTCAAGAGTGAAGATGGAAGATACTTTATTTTAGAAAGTGAACTCAAATCACTCAGCAGCAGTCAGAGAACTCAGTTTCAAGAAGAAGGAATGCTGGCCCTGGAAAGTTGGTATGTTTTCCCAAAGGAAAATATACCTAAGCAGCAATTTGAATCAACCATAGCTTTTGTCCCACTGGACAGTGAGATGACCGCAATTCCCCATAGTCAGCTAAAGACACTTGATCAGGGTGACTACAGGTCCATCAGGGCTTTTGATATTCATATTCTCAAAAAGAGAGCCTGGCAGTATTTCTTCCTCTTGAGTATGATTTTACTCTTTACCTTCCTTCAAATTTTCTCCATGTCCTGGACTAGCCAGGGAGTTATGAAGGACATTCGAACGACCATGCTTTCTCATGTCATGAAGCAATCCTTGAGCTACTTGGGAGAGACTCCCATAGGATCACTTGTCTCAAGAATCACCAGTGATGTGGAAACCATCAATGAATTTTTTACCTCTGTGACCATATCCATACTCAAGGACCTGGCCATCATGGCAGGGGTACTTATCACACTCTTTTTTCTGAACCCCATTTTAGCGGTCATAACCCTATGCACCGTGCCGCCTGTACTCGTAGCAACCTTTATTTTCAGAAAAATGGCCCGAGGAGCCTTCAGACGGCAAAGGCATTGGATTTCCAGGGTGAACGGCTTCTTGTCTGAACATGTCTCAGGAATGGAAGTCATTCAAATCTTTGGAAGAGAAAAGGAAACGCGTCATCAGTTTGGAAATGACAATGAGGAACTCTTGAAGGCATCCATGTCGGAAATGTATGTTTTTGCCGTCTTTAGACCTCTTATAGATCTTTTTACTTCCCTCTCATTAGGTATTGTGATTTACACGGGTGCCAATATGCTAAACCATCATATCCTTTCCCTGGGGATACTCATTGCATTCATTGATCTGATTCAAAAATTCTACAGACCCGTTATGGATATGAGTGAAAAATTTTCAATTATGCAGTCCGCTATGGCCGGTGGAGAGCGCATCTTTGCCATGTTGGAAAATAAAAATGTGATACCCGATGATGGTTCCATTATTCCCGAAGGGAGACTCAAGGGAAAAATTGAGTTTAAAGACGTCTGTTTTTCATATAGGAAGGGAGAACCGGTTATTAAAAATCTAAGTTTTACAGCAGAACCGGGAGAAACAATTGCCATAGTGGGATATACGGGCTCTGGGAAAACGACGATAGCCTCCCTGGCTACCCGCCTTTGGGATGTCGATTCAGGCCAGATCCTTATGGACGATATTCCATTGACAGACTACAGCCTTCCCTGGCTCAGACGCTCCATTCAATCGGTACAACAGGATGTATTTCTTTTTTCAGGAACGATCAGAGACAATATACTCCTGGGCAGCCCAATAGAAGATGCACAGCTGCAAAAGGCAGCCGAAATGGTCCAGGCTGATCAGTTTATAAAGAAACTGGAGAATGCCTATGATACAGAACTACAGGAAAGAGGAAAAAACTTATCGGGAGGGCAAAAACAGCTTCTCTCTTTTGCCAGAGCCGTTGCGCATAATCCAGCGGTACTCATCCTAGATGAAGCCACAGCCAACATTGATACAGAAACAGAAAAATTGATCCAAAAGGCAATGGATAATTTGCTCATAGGACGAACGTCCTTAGTCATTGCCCATAGAATCAGCACCATCATGCGGGCCGACAGAATTTTGGTATTAACCGAAGGACAACTGGCCGAATCGGGAACTCACGAGGAGTTGCTGGCCAAAGAAGGCCTTTATTACAAGCTCTACAATTATCAGTATGCATCGTCCGATGCGGAGGATACTCTAGGGTAA
- a CDS encoding phosphoribosylformylglycinamidine synthase: MNDFSRVLVEKRKSRDSEAAAMKSEIIQTLGIKSINRIRLINIYELTDLDEKQLSRITSSVFSEIPSDIILEKMPQEEHQFGIEFLPGQFDQRADSAAQCIHLIFPEWSGVVRSSRLIIVEGPISSDELSRIKRYCINPVESREKDLSDHSLFDLGSLPSEVPVLENFNAQDAEEIRSSMGLAMSADDIIHCQKYFSETEKRFPSETEIRVLDTYWSDHCRHTTFETEIKQITLPADGFHEVLQNTLDHYKSIRTLCDREAKPMTLMDLATISAKRQRKEGLLDDLEVSEEINACSVRINVDVDGRDEPWLLMFKNETHNHPTEIEPFGGASTCIGGAIRDPLSGRSYVYQAMRITGASDPCENMEETLPGKLPQKYICRTAAHGYSSYGNQIGLATSFVREIYDPGYKAKRMEVGAVVGAVPEYMVRRESPVAGDVVILIGGKTGRDGCGGATGSSKEHNLESLQSCSAEVQKGNAPEERKIQRLFRNPEVTKLIKKCNDFGAGGVSVAIGELSPGLIIDLDKIPTKYKGLNGTELAISESQERMAVVVSPEDKERIIQFAESENLDATPVADVTDTHRLILKWKGQNIVDLDRTFLDTNGVRQTTEVVLPSVNWSRNPFLKDPHPDKEGYKKILSSLNVCSQKGLVEMFDASIGGSTLQMPYGGKHQLSESEASIHKLPVQKGTTKTCSLLAYGFDPEISNWSPYHGSVYAVVSSLARLVVSGGQWKNTRLSFQEYFKRLGDDPQNWGLPFTALLGALKAQEELDIPAIGGKDSMSGTFHDIHVPPTLISFAVTTTKVETVVSSEFKSFGHTIYYLPVKTDKFHLPQWDSLKAGFDLVESLNHLGKIQAASTVKEGGIATQLFRMAVGNGIGFELSNQNIPLYSKGNGDILFESDDQTLMDSHPELIVLGQTIKEEELRFSEYTIALNEALNSWKGTLEPVFPDDPDTKDAEDCTVPLNKKMFSGKKPILSAAPRVFIPIFPGTNCEYDTQRSFQNAGAMVQSAVFCNRSRRDVLESIEKMVQGIKSSQIFMLSGGFSAGDEPEGSGKFIANVLLNPAVSEAIEDLLHRDGLILGICNGFQALVKSGLLPYGTVRELDKDSPTLIRNINNRHISKMVHTRVISSNSPWLANMNPGDVHTIAISHGEGRFTGNPHILEDLQKNGQIAFQYCDDQGAATMNPLFNPNGSDLAIEGISSACGKILGKMGHSERFTNDNFMNIPGDKHQSLFESGVQYFK, from the coding sequence ATGAATGATTTTTCCCGAGTTTTAGTAGAAAAAAGAAAGAGTCGAGACAGTGAAGCAGCTGCCATGAAGTCGGAGATCATCCAGACTCTCGGTATCAAGAGCATCAACAGAATCAGACTGATCAATATCTATGAATTGACAGATCTTGATGAGAAACAGCTTTCAAGGATTACATCGTCCGTATTCTCCGAGATTCCATCGGATATAATCCTTGAAAAAATGCCCCAGGAAGAACATCAATTTGGAATAGAGTTTTTACCCGGTCAGTTTGACCAGAGAGCCGATTCCGCCGCCCAATGCATACATCTGATTTTTCCAGAATGGTCAGGTGTTGTCAGAAGTAGCCGCCTCATCATAGTCGAGGGTCCAATCAGTTCAGATGAGCTGAGTAGAATCAAGAGATATTGCATTAATCCCGTGGAGTCCAGGGAAAAGGATTTGAGTGATCATTCTCTCTTTGATCTAGGTTCATTACCATCCGAGGTTCCTGTCCTTGAGAATTTTAATGCACAGGATGCCGAAGAAATTAGATCTTCCATGGGCCTGGCCATGTCGGCCGATGATATCATTCACTGTCAGAAGTATTTTTCTGAGACAGAGAAACGATTCCCCAGCGAAACAGAAATCCGTGTCCTTGACACCTATTGGTCCGACCATTGCCGGCATACCACTTTTGAGACGGAAATCAAACAAATAACCCTTCCTGCCGACGGTTTTCATGAAGTCCTTCAAAATACTCTGGATCATTACAAAAGCATTAGAACCCTATGCGACCGTGAAGCAAAACCCATGACCCTTATGGATCTGGCAACAATCTCTGCAAAAAGACAGAGAAAGGAAGGACTTCTGGATGATCTGGAAGTTTCTGAGGAAATCAATGCCTGCAGTGTCAGAATCAATGTGGATGTAGATGGGAGAGATGAGCCCTGGCTGTTGATGTTTAAAAATGAGACACATAACCATCCCACAGAAATAGAACCCTTTGGTGGTGCCTCGACCTGTATCGGTGGTGCGATAAGGGATCCTCTTTCCGGCAGGTCTTATGTCTATCAGGCCATGAGAATCACCGGAGCCTCTGATCCCTGCGAAAATATGGAAGAGACACTCCCGGGTAAACTGCCCCAGAAATACATCTGTAGAACCGCCGCCCACGGGTATAGTTCTTATGGAAATCAAATTGGCCTTGCCACCAGCTTTGTCAGAGAGATCTATGATCCGGGATACAAGGCCAAAAGGATGGAAGTAGGAGCCGTGGTAGGAGCCGTCCCTGAATACATGGTCCGCAGAGAATCCCCTGTGGCCGGAGATGTGGTCATCCTCATCGGTGGTAAAACAGGCCGGGATGGCTGTGGTGGTGCAACGGGATCATCCAAAGAACACAACCTGGAATCACTTCAGAGCTGCAGTGCGGAAGTACAGAAGGGAAATGCCCCTGAAGAGCGAAAAATACAACGGCTTTTTCGTAATCCAGAAGTCACAAAGCTTATAAAAAAATGTAATGATTTCGGTGCCGGCGGTGTTTCCGTAGCCATTGGAGAACTAAGCCCCGGCCTGATCATAGATTTAGACAAGATACCGACTAAATACAAGGGGCTCAACGGGACAGAGCTGGCTATTTCCGAGTCTCAGGAACGCATGGCCGTCGTCGTCAGCCCAGAAGATAAAGAACGCATCATTCAATTTGCCGAATCGGAAAACCTGGATGCGACCCCTGTTGCGGATGTCACAGACACTCATCGTCTCATCCTCAAATGGAAAGGTCAGAATATTGTGGATTTGGATCGGACATTCCTGGATACAAACGGCGTCAGACAGACGACCGAGGTTGTTCTACCATCGGTAAACTGGTCTCGGAATCCATTTTTAAAGGATCCTCATCCCGATAAAGAAGGGTATAAAAAAATACTTTCCAGTTTGAATGTCTGTTCCCAGAAGGGTCTTGTTGAGATGTTTGATGCATCCATAGGAGGGTCGACTCTCCAGATGCCCTATGGTGGTAAACACCAATTGAGTGAATCCGAGGCGTCCATACACAAGTTACCCGTCCAAAAGGGAACAACAAAAACCTGTAGTCTGCTGGCCTATGGGTTTGATCCTGAGATTTCCAACTGGAGTCCCTATCACGGCAGCGTATATGCAGTGGTGTCTTCCCTGGCTCGGCTTGTGGTTTCTGGGGGTCAATGGAAAAATACTCGCTTGAGCTTTCAAGAATACTTTAAGCGTCTCGGTGATGATCCTCAAAACTGGGGTCTTCCATTTACGGCTCTTTTAGGGGCTCTCAAGGCTCAGGAAGAGTTGGATATACCTGCCATTGGTGGCAAAGACAGCATGTCTGGAACCTTTCACGATATTCATGTCCCACCAACACTGATATCCTTTGCTGTAACAACAACAAAAGTAGAAACTGTGGTTTCCTCTGAATTTAAGAGTTTCGGACATACCATATACTATCTTCCTGTAAAGACAGACAAATTCCATCTTCCTCAATGGGATAGTTTGAAAGCCGGTTTCGATCTTGTAGAATCTTTAAACCATTTGGGCAAAATACAGGCTGCATCCACCGTAAAAGAAGGGGGGATTGCTACGCAGCTTTTTAGAATGGCTGTTGGAAACGGAATTGGTTTTGAATTGTCAAATCAGAATATCCCTCTCTACAGCAAGGGCAATGGTGACATCCTATTTGAATCGGATGACCAAACGTTGATGGACTCTCATCCCGAGTTAATCGTTCTGGGACAGACCATTAAAGAGGAGGAACTTCGATTCTCTGAATACACGATTGCCCTGAATGAAGCCTTAAACTCCTGGAAGGGAACATTGGAGCCTGTTTTCCCCGATGATCCCGATACCAAAGATGCCGAAGACTGTACCGTTCCACTGAATAAGAAGATGTTCTCAGGAAAGAAACCTATTTTAAGCGCAGCTCCCCGTGTCTTTATACCGATTTTCCCGGGAACGAACTGTGAATATGACACACAGAGATCCTTTCAGAACGCTGGAGCCATGGTACAAAGTGCAGTATTCTGCAATAGAAGCCGCAGGGATGTTTTAGAGAGTATCGAAAAAATGGTTCAGGGGATTAAATCTTCTCAAATCTTTATGTTGTCCGGTGGGTTTTCCGCGGGAGATGAACCGGAAGGCTCAGGGAAATTCATTGCCAATGTACTCTTGAATCCCGCTGTTTCTGAGGCCATAGAGGATCTGCTCCACAGAGATGGTTTGATTCTGGGAATCTGCAACGGATTTCAGGCATTGGTTAAATCGGGACTACTTCCCTATGGAACGGTGAGGGAACTCGACAAAGATTCTCCCACGCTGATTAGAAATATCAACAATAGGCATATTTCTAAGATGGTGCATACTCGAGTCATCAGCAGTAATTCTCCCTGGCTTGCAAATATGAATCCCGGAGATGTGCATACAATTGCCATCTCTCATGGTGAGGGGCGTTTTACTGGGAATCCTCATATTTTAGAGGATCTACAGAAAAATGGACAAATCGCCTTTCAATACTGTGATGATCAGGGAGCAGCCACCATGAACCCACTGTTTAATCCCAATGGCTCCGACCTTGCCATTGAAGGGATCAGCTCTGCCTGCGGAAAAATTCTTGGAAAAATGGGGCATTCTGAGCGGTTCACAAATGATAATTTTATGAATATTCCTGGCGATAAACATCAGAGTCTATTTGAATCAGGTGTGCAGTATTTTAAATAA
- a CDS encoding basic amino acid ABC transporter substrate-binding protein: MKKFLLLSLTLILSITAVFAGGQKEDSNVIVIASDATWPPMEFLNEDKEIIGFDVDMLEAAAKAGGFEIKIVNTAWDGIFAGLANGNYDAVCSSVTITEERKASMDFSVPYINAGQVLIVSQDLSGKSTLADMAGMSLGAQIGTTGAIAISDAGNIELKTYDELGLAIEDLANGNIDGVVADSPIAADYVLGNDTYKSKLKIVGEPFTDEFYGVAVKKGNSEVLDKLNAGLKAVIESGERDELVNKWLR; encoded by the coding sequence ATGAAAAAATTTTTATTACTCTCATTGACTCTGATCCTGAGTATAACGGCAGTGTTTGCCGGAGGACAAAAAGAGGACAGCAATGTTATTGTTATCGCTTCTGATGCAACCTGGCCCCCTATGGAATTCCTGAACGAAGATAAAGAAATCATCGGTTTTGATGTTGATATGCTGGAAGCAGCTGCTAAAGCTGGTGGATTTGAAATCAAAATAGTCAATACAGCCTGGGACGGAATCTTTGCCGGCCTGGCCAATGGTAATTATGATGCCGTATGTTCTTCTGTAACAATTACAGAAGAAAGAAAAGCCTCTATGGATTTTTCTGTTCCCTATATCAATGCAGGACAGGTTCTCATTGTTTCTCAGGATTTAAGCGGAAAGTCAACTCTTGCTGATATGGCAGGAATGTCTCTTGGTGCTCAAATTGGAACAACCGGTGCCATTGCGATCTCTGATGCTGGAAATATTGAACTGAAAACCTATGATGAACTGGGTCTGGCTATTGAAGACCTGGCCAATGGCAATATTGACGGTGTTGTTGCAGACAGCCCCATTGCAGCAGACTATGTTCTTGGTAATGATACCTACAAATCCAAACTGAAAATTGTTGGTGAGCCCTTCACTGATGAATTTTACGGTGTGGCTGTGAAAAAAGGAAATAGTGAAGTTCTTGACAAATTGAATGCCGGTCTGAAAGCCGTCATCGAATCCGGCGAAAGAGACGAGCTGGTCAATAAATGGCTTCGCTAA
- a CDS encoding ABC transporter ATP-binding protein, with translation MLKEYRTLLPYYKEYKFKYLFGLLCLTVTNAGQLMIPQYIRRSLNLMTEDQIDTRSVLKLVATMVVVAFIIALGRFFWRYFIHGASRRIEKELRGQIFYHLLEMSSSFFGKNKTGDIMARMTNDMKAIRMASGMALVAFVDGLFMALAILWILFSRYPRLAAITILPLPLITIVVLFMGSFLGERFRQVQAKFSDLTSSVQETMSGIRVLKSFNREDHALKEFNIVNDSYIKANISLVKIWGLMTPLTGFLTGLTACLLLFFGGRMVIWGELNPGDFVAVMAYLGMLAWPMVGAGFTVNLIQRGAASLQRINQILDEKAEIRNVPNPLDVDPFKELEIQNLNFHYGEDPIINDLSLKITAGETLGVLGRTGSGKSTLINLLPRILESPRGSILYNGMEIHNLELSSLRKSILLIPQEAFLFSASILENILLGKKDATEKEVQEVIEMTTLDRDLKNFPNGVDTQVGEKGISLSGGQKQRIALARALIANPQVLILDDALSAVDTKTEEFILSRFFARREGLTSILISHRVSTLMNAGNIIVLEKGRISQKGTHQDLIQEKGLYQSIYKLQSLDKS, from the coding sequence ATGCTGAAAGAATATAGAACTCTCCTGCCCTATTACAAAGAATATAAATTCAAATATCTTTTTGGCCTCCTTTGTTTAACTGTGACAAATGCTGGTCAATTGATGATTCCCCAATACATCCGTCGAAGTTTGAACCTCATGACTGAAGATCAGATAGATACCCGCTCTGTGTTGAAGCTTGTGGCGACGATGGTCGTAGTAGCCTTTATTATAGCCCTGGGACGATTCTTTTGGAGATACTTTATTCATGGGGCATCCCGCAGGATAGAGAAAGAGTTGAGGGGCCAAATCTTTTATCATCTGCTGGAAATGAGTTCTTCCTTCTTCGGAAAAAATAAAACCGGCGACATTATGGCAAGGATGACAAATGACATGAAAGCCATAAGGATGGCCAGTGGCATGGCCCTCGTTGCCTTTGTGGACGGATTATTCATGGCCCTAGCCATATTGTGGATACTGTTTTCACGGTATCCCCGTCTGGCGGCAATCACCATACTCCCCCTGCCTCTCATCACCATAGTGGTTCTTTTTATGGGTTCTTTTTTAGGAGAGAGATTCAGACAGGTACAGGCGAAGTTTTCTGATTTGACATCCAGTGTTCAGGAAACGATGAGCGGTATTCGTGTTTTAAAATCCTTTAACAGGGAAGATCATGCCCTCAAAGAATTCAATATTGTCAACGATAGCTATATCAAAGCCAATATATCACTGGTTAAAATATGGGGTCTCATGACTCCGTTAACAGGTTTTTTAACGGGATTAACAGCCTGTCTCCTCTTATTTTTCGGAGGTCGGATGGTCATATGGGGAGAATTGAACCCGGGTGACTTTGTTGCCGTCATGGCTTATTTAGGGATGTTGGCTTGGCCCATGGTAGGAGCCGGATTTACGGTCAACCTCATACAGCGCGGTGCCGCATCACTTCAAAGAATCAATCAGATCCTCGATGAGAAGGCTGAAATACGCAATGTCCCTAATCCATTGGACGTTGACCCATTCAAAGAGCTTGAAATTCAAAATCTGAATTTCCATTATGGAGAGGATCCTATTATCAATGATCTTTCTCTTAAAATCACAGCTGGTGAGACCCTGGGAGTTCTTGGCCGCACAGGGAGTGGTAAATCGACACTCATCAATCTTTTGCCCCGTATTCTCGAGAGCCCAAGAGGAAGCATCCTCTATAATGGGATGGAGATTCACAACCTTGAATTATCATCCTTAAGAAAATCTATTCTACTGATACCCCAGGAAGCGTTTTTGTTTTCGGCCAGCATCCTAGAAAACATCCTCCTTGGCAAAAAAGATGCCACAGAGAAAGAGGTTCAGGAAGTCATTGAAATGACGACCTTAGACAGAGATCTTAAAAACTTTCCCAATGGGGTGGACACCCAGGTTGGGGAAAAGGGCATTTCTCTTTCTGGAGGACAAAAACAGAGGATTGCCCTGGCTAGAGCTCTCATAGCCAATCCACAGGTCCTCATTCTGGATGATGCCCTCTCTGCAGTAGACACGAAAACGGAGGAATTTATATTATCCAGATTTTTTGCAAGAAGAGAGGGACTCACAAGTATCCTTATTTCACACAGGGTCTCTACACTTATGAATGCTGGCAACATCATCGTCCTTGAAAAAGGCCGTATTTCCCAAAAGGGAACTCATCAGGATTTGATACAAGAAAAAGGCCTGTATCAAAGTATTTACAAACTGCAATCATTGGATAAATCATGA
- the proB gene encoding glutamate 5-kinase, with protein MLQDVLKNSKKVVVKIGSNTLSRPDGTLNRDFFKDLAGQIHLLREEGRQVIIVSSGARIAGVSTLGKWNRKEDLHYKQALCSIGQVELMDSYRKELKEYAVVIGQILLTKEDFTDPNRTLNIRNTIFTLLDEGVIPIINENDTVSVDEIKIGDNDNLAALTANLWNADLLLIMSDIDGVYDKDPSKSPDAKLLEVIQDSSKLISRIEVGNKGSFGTGGITTKIEAAIKVNEYGIPMILANGKKEHIVSNLLKGTAKGTVFLP; from the coding sequence ATGCTCCAGGATGTACTAAAAAATAGTAAAAAAGTCGTAGTAAAGATAGGCAGTAATACTCTGTCTCGCCCCGATGGAACTTTAAACCGTGATTTTTTTAAAGACCTAGCTGGACAGATTCATCTGCTCAGAGAAGAAGGTCGTCAAGTTATAATTGTTTCTTCAGGTGCCCGTATTGCAGGTGTTTCTACACTGGGTAAATGGAATAGAAAAGAAGACCTTCATTACAAGCAGGCCCTATGTTCCATTGGACAGGTAGAACTGATGGATTCATATAGAAAAGAGTTGAAAGAATATGCTGTGGTTATCGGTCAGATACTTCTGACAAAAGAAGACTTTACCGATCCAAACAGGACCTTGAATATAAGAAATACAATTTTTACACTCCTGGATGAAGGAGTCATACCCATCATCAATGAGAACGATACAGTGAGTGTGGATGAAATAAAAATTGGTGATAATGATAATCTTGCTGCCTTGACGGCAAATCTGTGGAATGCTGATTTGCTTCTCATTATGAGTGATATAGACGGTGTTTATGATAAGGATCCGTCTAAGTCTCCCGATGCAAAGCTTCTCGAGGTGATTCAAGATTCTTCAAAACTTATCAGCCGTATTGAAGTCGGTAATAAAGGAAGCTTTGGTACAGGGGGCATAACAACCAAGATTGAAGCCGCTATAAAAGTCAATGAATATGGGATTCCCATGATACTGGCCAATGGTAAAAAAGAGCATATTGTAAGCAATCTTTTAAAAGGAACGGCTAAAGGAACAGTCTTTTTACCCTAG